From the Candidatus Saccharimonadaceae bacterium ML1 genome, one window contains:
- the murA gene encoding UDP-N-acetylglucosamine 1-carboxyvinyltransferase encodes MKTSEYLKNIGTLIQENRQSRGMTQSELAEALGTSQSAINRIEKGGQNISLEMIARIGDVLSCEIVRINNYGKTNFRVTGGRELHGSIEVKTSKNAAVALLCASLLNKGKTTLRRVARIEEVNRIIEVLESIGVKCRWLEHNDLEINPPKRLDLANMDVDAAKRTRSIIMFLGPLLHQYSTFELPFSGGCNLGTRTVEPHMTGLAPFGLSVQATSDRYVATNKPQAIDRAIVLTERGDTVTENVIMAAALYDGVTIIRNASPNYMVQDVCFFLQALGVDIDGIGTTTLTIRGVKSINKIVEYYPSEDPIEAMSFVAAGIVTGSEITVARVPIEFMELELATLAGMGLQYNMTPEYTARNGRTRLVDITLKKSKLHAPKDKIHALPFPGINMDNLPFLGLCATVADGRTLIHDWSYENRAIYFTELSKLGGRVEMVDPHRVYITGPTRWKPADIIAPAALRPSVVILLAMMAAPGVSLLRDVYSINRGYEAIAKRLNSLGAQIETVWE; translated from the coding sequence ATGAAGACGTCGGAATATCTTAAAAATATTGGAACATTAATTCAAGAAAACCGCCAATCGCGTGGTATGACACAGAGTGAGCTTGCCGAAGCGCTTGGTACGAGCCAGTCGGCAATCAACCGTATTGAGAAAGGCGGACAAAATATCAGTCTTGAGATGATTGCACGCATCGGCGATGTGCTATCGTGCGAGATTGTCCGTATTAATAATTATGGCAAAACTAATTTCCGCGTGACGGGCGGGCGTGAATTGCATGGCAGTATAGAAGTAAAAACTAGCAAAAATGCGGCGGTTGCATTGCTTTGTGCTAGCCTGCTAAACAAAGGTAAGACGACGCTGCGGCGTGTTGCACGAATTGAAGAAGTTAACCGCATCATTGAAGTACTTGAAAGTATTGGCGTGAAATGTCGCTGGCTGGAACATAATGACCTTGAAATCAATCCGCCAAAGCGGCTGGATTTAGCAAATATGGATGTCGACGCTGCTAAACGCACGCGCAGCATTATTATGTTCCTTGGACCATTGCTGCACCAATATAGTACGTTTGAATTGCCATTTAGCGGTGGTTGCAATCTTGGTACGCGCACAGTTGAGCCGCACATGACCGGGCTTGCACCGTTTGGGTTGTCGGTGCAAGCAACAAGCGATCGCTATGTTGCGACGAACAAGCCGCAGGCAATTGACCGCGCTATTGTTTTGACCGAACGTGGCGATACTGTGACTGAAAACGTCATTATGGCGGCAGCACTTTACGACGGTGTGACGATTATTCGCAACGCCAGCCCGAACTACATGGTGCAGGATGTTTGCTTCTTCTTGCAGGCGCTTGGCGTGGATATTGATGGTATCGGCACGACAACGCTGACGATCCGCGGCGTGAAATCAATCAACAAAATAGTGGAATATTATCCAAGCGAAGATCCAATTGAAGCGATGAGTTTCGTAGCGGCGGGTATCGTGACAGGGTCGGAAATTACCGTGGCGCGCGTCCCGATTGAATTTATGGAGTTAGAGCTGGCGACGCTCGCTGGCATGGGGCTGCAGTATAACATGACGCCGGAGTATACTGCGCGCAACGGGCGGACGCGGCTGGTGGATATTACGCTGAAAAAATCCAAATTGCATGCGCCGAAAGATAAAATTCACGCGTTGCCGTTTCCTGGAATCAATATGGATAATCTGCCGTTTTTGGGGCTATGCGCGACAGTTGCTGATGGCCGCACGCTGATTCACGACTGGAGCTATGAAAACCGCGCGATTTATTTCACGGAGCTTAGCAAACTAGGCGGGCGTGTTGAAATGGTTGATCCGCATCGTGTGTATATTACCGGTCCGACGCGCTGGAAACCGGCAGATATTATTGCGCCGGCAGCATTGCGCCCGAGCGTGGTGATTTTGCTCGCTATGATGGCGGCGCCCGGCGTGTCGCTGCTGCGCGATGTGTATAGCATTAACCGCGGCTACGAAGCAATTGCTAAGCGGCTCAATTCGCTCGGTGCGCAGATTGAGACGGTATGGGAATAA